The following are from one region of the Natrinema sp. HArc-T2 genome:
- a CDS encoding ferredoxin → MKEQTAHQRDRLDAHVFVCTTDRDAEYASCGAAGADATLEAVKAWLRERDAFWTAVSVTETSCLGLCSENGTAITIQPHNVWYSDVQPADVPAVLESAFGPAAERIRDER, encoded by the coding sequence ATGAAAGAGCAAACAGCCCACCAGCGCGATCGTCTCGACGCACACGTGTTCGTCTGTACCACTGACCGCGACGCCGAATACGCGAGTTGTGGCGCGGCGGGGGCCGACGCGACTCTCGAGGCGGTCAAAGCGTGGCTGCGGGAACGAGACGCGTTCTGGACTGCGGTATCGGTCACCGAGACCTCGTGTCTCGGGCTCTGTAGTGAAAACGGGACCGCGATTACGATTCAGCCTCACAACGTCTGGTACTCGGACGTCCAGCCGGCGGACGTGCCAGCGGTGCTCGAGTCAGCGTTCGGACCGGCTGCAGAACGGATTCGCGACGAGCGCTAA
- a CDS encoding quinone-dependent dihydroorotate dehydrogenase — MTLYSRVRPLAFKLPAETAHELGKRTLRAAQSTWPTQRALSSAYQYEDPALEVELFDTTFPNPVGIAAGFDKNAEVTHALAALGFGFVEIGTVTPYAQDGNDRPRLFRLREDEAMVNRMGFNGQGMEAVKSRLEADGTPDIPLGVNVGKMNSSSEREAIEDYRRVFDRLSPFADYVVVNVSCPNTPEEFDEGSPEHLRAIFETLEAENDADVPLLVKIGPDSPEDSVFDLVDIVQEFGLDGIVATNTTTSRDGLVSPSQEEWGGLSGKPLERRSTAMIRSIAEYTDGELPIIGVGGVDSAASAYAKIRAGASLVQLYTGFVYQGPSTAKQINQGFVELLERDGFSSVEQAVGVDIAN; from the coding sequence ATGACGCTGTACTCTCGGGTTCGCCCCCTCGCGTTCAAGTTGCCGGCCGAGACGGCCCACGAACTCGGCAAGCGGACGCTCCGGGCAGCCCAATCGACCTGGCCGACACAGCGGGCGCTCTCGTCTGCCTATCAGTACGAGGATCCCGCCCTCGAGGTCGAACTGTTCGATACAACGTTCCCGAATCCGGTCGGCATCGCCGCCGGCTTCGACAAGAACGCCGAAGTGACCCACGCACTCGCCGCGCTTGGCTTTGGCTTCGTCGAGATCGGCACCGTCACGCCGTACGCACAGGACGGGAACGACCGCCCCCGGTTGTTCCGGCTGCGCGAAGACGAGGCGATGGTCAATCGAATGGGCTTCAACGGGCAGGGAATGGAAGCGGTCAAATCCCGGCTCGAAGCCGATGGTACCCCCGACATCCCGCTGGGTGTCAACGTCGGCAAGATGAACTCCTCGAGCGAACGCGAGGCGATCGAAGACTATCGGCGCGTCTTCGACCGACTCTCGCCGTTTGCCGACTACGTCGTCGTCAACGTCTCCTGTCCGAACACGCCAGAGGAGTTCGACGAGGGCTCGCCGGAGCATCTGCGAGCGATCTTCGAGACGCTCGAGGCCGAAAACGACGCGGACGTCCCGCTACTGGTGAAGATCGGGCCGGACTCCCCCGAGGACTCCGTCTTCGACCTCGTCGACATCGTCCAGGAGTTCGGCCTCGACGGCATCGTCGCGACGAACACCACGACGAGTCGCGACGGACTGGTCTCACCCTCGCAAGAGGAGTGGGGCGGCCTCAGTGGGAAGCCGCTAGAACGTCGCTCGACAGCCATGATCCGGTCGATCGCAGAATACACCGACGGAGAACTGCCGATTATCGGCGTCGGCGGCGTCGACTCGGCAGCCAGCGCCTACGCGAAGATCCGTGCTGGTGCCTCGCTCGTCCAGCTCTATACTGGGTTCGTCTACCAGGGGCCGTCGACGGCGAAGCAGATCAATCAGGGATTCGTCGAGTTGCTCGAGCGTGACGGCTTTTCGTCGGTCGAGCAAGCGGTCGGCGTCGATATCGCCAACTGA
- a CDS encoding cation:proton antiporter subunit C gives MIEFLTSYYTYVLVFVLLGIGIYMTIASENLVKKLIGVSLFQTAIFLFFISMAYIEGGSAPIVPHAANPGELMVASPLPQVIVLTAIVVGIALTAVGLALVIRIYAEYGTLREDTLREVRADE, from the coding sequence ATGATTGAGTTCCTGACGAGCTACTACACGTACGTCTTGGTGTTCGTATTGCTCGGGATCGGGATCTACATGACGATCGCCAGCGAAAACCTCGTGAAGAAACTGATCGGTGTGAGTCTCTTCCAGACGGCCATCTTCCTGTTTTTCATCTCGATGGCCTACATCGAGGGCGGCTCGGCACCGATCGTCCCTCACGCGGCAAATCCCGGCGAACTTATGGTCGCGAGCCCGCTGCCACAGGTCATCGTGCTGACCGCCATCGTCGTCGGCATCGCGCTGACGGCGGTCGGACTGGCGTTGGTCATCCGCATCTACGCGGAGTACGGCACACTTCGCGAGGACACGCTTCGGGAGGTGCGTGCCGATGAGTAG
- a CDS encoding helix-turn-helix transcriptional regulator — protein sequence MSSYHWVGASIAAFIPSTSDAIVAVAGTGSRAGFASWSIRPLQLDGSAHLAALVGMLALALLGAVLVARNRYGDAASLTTDPETDHEEFLTDQERVCQLLQQNGGRMKQSNIVDSVDWSKAKVSRLLADLEEDDQVTKLRLGRENLVCLPGHEPTASKSSEQTYDD from the coding sequence ATGAGCAGCTATCACTGGGTTGGAGCGTCCATCGCAGCGTTCATTCCGTCGACCAGCGACGCGATCGTCGCTGTCGCGGGCACGGGCTCTCGAGCAGGGTTCGCATCGTGGTCGATCCGACCGCTCCAACTCGATGGCAGTGCCCATCTCGCCGCGCTCGTTGGCATGCTCGCGCTTGCGCTTCTCGGAGCGGTACTCGTCGCACGAAACCGATACGGGGACGCAGCCTCGCTCACAACCGATCCGGAGACAGACCACGAGGAGTTTCTGACCGACCAGGAGCGTGTGTGTCAACTGCTCCAGCAAAACGGCGGCCGGATGAAACAGTCGAACATCGTTGACTCCGTCGACTGGTCGAAAGCGAAGGTCAGCCGACTGCTCGCCGACCTCGAGGAGGACGATCAGGTCACGAAACTGCGTCTCGGGCGGGAAAATCTGGTTTGTCTGCCGGGCCACGAACCGACGGCCTCGAAATCGTCCGAACAGACCTACGACGACTAG
- a CDS encoding signal peptidase I, producing the protein MGLNAKSVVYTVSGMLLLAMLVLVAVVTVPGIVGGDDAYIVTSGSMQPTIGPGDVVVTKDVSPDEIGSGDVVTFNADSNTDRGYVTHRVIEVREENGERYFKTKGDANDNPDEGLVPAEYAQGELHWHIPYLGHLLLFARSSLGLFVLVIGPGLALVVSGGYQLLREFGYLTNGEPPELEAADGPPALEPADKEVLKGDNTEGAESGSEIDQEPGDDDTSDTESGT; encoded by the coding sequence ATGGGACTGAACGCGAAATCGGTCGTCTACACCGTTAGCGGTATGTTGCTTCTCGCGATGCTCGTCCTCGTCGCCGTCGTCACCGTCCCCGGGATCGTCGGCGGCGACGACGCCTATATCGTCACGTCAGGGAGTATGCAGCCGACGATCGGACCAGGCGACGTCGTCGTCACGAAAGACGTCTCGCCCGACGAGATCGGGAGCGGTGATGTCGTCACCTTCAACGCGGACAGCAACACCGACCGAGGCTACGTCACCCATCGCGTCATCGAGGTTCGCGAGGAAAACGGCGAACGGTACTTCAAGACGAAGGGTGACGCCAATGATAACCCAGACGAAGGACTCGTTCCGGCCGAGTACGCGCAGGGAGAGCTCCATTGGCATATCCCGTATCTCGGCCACTTGCTTTTGTTCGCCCGCTCGAGCCTCGGCCTCTTCGTCCTCGTGATTGGACCGGGACTCGCACTCGTTGTTTCAGGTGGCTATCAGTTACTTCGGGAGTTCGGTTACCTCACAAACGGCGAACCGCCCGAGCTCGAGGCAGCTGACGGTCCACCGGCACTGGAGCCAGCCGACAAGGAGGTGCTCAAAGGCGACAATACAGAGGGTGCAGAATCCGGGTCAGAAATAGATCAAGAACCAGGCGATGATGACACCAGCGACACGGAGAGTGGAACATGA
- a CDS encoding DUF4040 domain-containing protein — MSVLAYTLAVFILLTAVATALFRDVLSVIIVFGAYSLGMAILYTFLLAPDVAMTEAAIGAGVTTLLLLLTIARTTRPSTDKLRERIHLPAVAVVGALVLLLCVAVVPEMYPVGITETPVWSNPDVTQHYIQETYAQTGVENAVTSVLAAYRGFDTFGEAVVVFAAGVSTLLVLKREVFA, encoded by the coding sequence ATGAGTGTCCTCGCGTACACGCTCGCGGTGTTTATCCTCTTGACGGCGGTCGCGACGGCGCTGTTCCGGGACGTGCTCTCCGTGATCATCGTCTTCGGAGCCTACAGTCTCGGCATGGCGATCCTCTATACGTTCCTGCTGGCACCCGACGTGGCGATGACCGAGGCTGCGATCGGTGCCGGCGTGACGACGCTGCTGTTGTTACTGACGATCGCCCGGACGACACGACCCTCGACCGACAAGCTCCGCGAGCGGATTCACCTGCCGGCGGTCGCCGTCGTCGGCGCGCTCGTCCTCTTACTGTGTGTCGCCGTCGTGCCCGAGATGTACCCCGTCGGAATCACGGAGACGCCAGTCTGGTCGAATCCCGACGTGACCCAACACTACATCCAGGAGACGTACGCCCAAACGGGCGTCGAGAACGCTGTCACCTCCGTGCTCGCCGCTTACCGTGGGTTCGACACCTTCGGCGAGGCGGTCGTCGTCTTCGCCGCTGGCGTCTCGACGCTGCTCGTCTTGAAACGCGAGGTGTTTGCCTGA
- a CDS encoding monovalent cation/H+ antiporter subunit E, which yields MSTDGHQEGATVAVERLLVPLSDTVTVRQTVGYAVQSGLEVADSLECHLVVAMPYDADVPESERQREDAEDLLSRAQSWVEEDAGNADVTIKTATLGLDEYLFGPRDYAQIFDAYADDHGIDRVVIDPEYQPGVTAQLLQPLERELERVGLAYDEAPVERPARRGRLVGGTEDFDRLFATFWISYGFYLVLGDPTYWFDLLTGAAVAGIVAVSLAQVTFTVPLDRVQSPLRTVRFAIYVPYLLWEIIKANIAVSAVILRPSMPIEPSLSRVNSRVRSGLPLTALANSITLTPGTLTVRATNQELLVHSLIADAREDLFDGGLERGIRFVFYGRDAAAIPSPRERDDAEIVGGEEL from the coding sequence ATGTCCACCGACGGTCACCAGGAGGGAGCCACCGTGGCGGTTGAGCGCCTGCTCGTCCCGCTGTCGGACACGGTGACCGTCCGGCAGACGGTCGGATACGCCGTCCAGTCCGGACTCGAGGTCGCCGATTCCCTCGAATGTCACCTCGTCGTCGCGATGCCGTACGACGCCGACGTCCCCGAGAGCGAACGCCAGCGAGAAGACGCCGAAGACTTGCTCTCGCGGGCCCAAAGCTGGGTCGAGGAAGACGCCGGCAACGCCGACGTGACGATCAAGACAGCGACGCTCGGCCTCGACGAGTACCTCTTCGGGCCACGGGACTACGCCCAGATCTTCGACGCCTACGCCGACGACCATGGGATCGACCGGGTCGTCATCGACCCGGAGTACCAACCCGGTGTTACCGCACAACTCCTCCAGCCACTCGAGCGCGAACTCGAGCGGGTTGGACTGGCCTACGACGAAGCACCGGTCGAGCGACCAGCTCGCCGCGGCCGACTCGTCGGCGGGACCGAGGATTTCGACCGTCTGTTCGCGACGTTCTGGATCTCGTATGGGTTCTATCTCGTGCTCGGCGATCCGACCTACTGGTTCGATCTCCTCACCGGTGCGGCGGTCGCCGGCATCGTCGCCGTCTCGCTCGCGCAGGTAACCTTTACTGTCCCGCTTGATCGCGTCCAGTCTCCGCTTCGCACCGTCCGCTTTGCCATCTACGTCCCGTACCTGCTCTGGGAGATCATCAAGGCCAACATCGCCGTCTCGGCGGTGATCCTCAGACCGTCGATGCCGATCGAGCCCTCGCTGAGTCGCGTCAATTCACGCGTCCGGAGCGGACTGCCGCTGACCGCGCTGGCAAACAGCATCACGCTCACGCCGGGGACGCTGACGGTCCGGGCGACCAACCAGGAGCTGCTCGTCCACTCGCTGATCGCCGACGCCCGTGAGGACCTGTTCGATGGCGGCTTAGAGCGCGGAATCCGCTTTGTCTTCTACGGTCGCGACGCCGCGGCGATCCCCTCGCCACGAGAACGCGACGACGCCGAGATCGTCGGGGGTGAGGAACTGTGA
- a CDS encoding SipW-dependent-type signal peptide-containing protein, whose amino-acid sequence MAEDNDSISRRNVLAGLGTIGVGGALAGAGTSAFFSDKANLPDNQLTAGELALVVDWEEWYDMGDGFELIDVFPDPMGEGEQNFDPIKGGVCGAVDEAPLSSDWRTLRNYGEQDFRRPDSQDPEPLVYLNDVKPGDCWETTLSYHLCDNDGWVWFRTKNQRYEDADRDNKPSGHLADWAWARVWYDMADGSYEIPTFDEDGEIDGYERVEASPGDNEWLEGVEPLIAQGTLREVLNELNEGVLLDPDPLITPVDNNGGSSEQCVHIDDRLDEHPQDELRDHFDSGDPLVFEDSNDNKVKLTITGLHYQDGPDAPDSEVVGFDWESESGICQIDVKGGTPTKSNPYSCAFEGTAFSEFGAGSGSKRYGISWIEVSYCPDVEEEPTEPECIPASTTHYIGFEWCLPGVPGQKAINEIQGDRLSFDLQFYTEQCRHNDNPPMEWPTER is encoded by the coding sequence ATGGCAGAAGATAATGATTCGATCTCGAGACGGAACGTATTGGCAGGACTGGGCACGATCGGTGTCGGGGGCGCGCTCGCGGGAGCAGGCACGAGTGCGTTCTTCAGTGATAAAGCGAACCTCCCAGACAACCAGTTGACTGCGGGGGAGCTCGCACTTGTCGTCGACTGGGAGGAATGGTACGACATGGGTGATGGATTCGAATTGATCGATGTTTTCCCAGACCCAATGGGTGAGGGTGAACAAAACTTCGATCCGATCAAAGGTGGTGTGTGTGGTGCTGTCGATGAGGCACCCCTTTCCTCGGATTGGCGAACTCTCAGAAATTACGGTGAGCAGGATTTTAGACGTCCAGACTCTCAAGATCCTGAACCACTCGTCTATCTTAACGACGTCAAGCCCGGCGACTGTTGGGAGACGACACTGAGTTACCACCTCTGTGACAACGATGGCTGGGTCTGGTTCCGGACCAAAAACCAACGGTACGAGGACGCTGATCGCGACAACAAACCCAGTGGACACCTCGCTGACTGGGCCTGGGCCCGTGTCTGGTACGATATGGCCGACGGGTCTTACGAGATCCCCACGTTTGATGAAGACGGCGAAATCGACGGCTATGAGCGAGTCGAGGCTAGCCCAGGAGACAACGAGTGGCTCGAGGGTGTCGAGCCACTCATCGCACAGGGGACGTTACGAGAGGTACTGAACGAACTTAACGAAGGAGTGTTACTCGATCCTGATCCGCTCATCACGCCTGTTGACAATAATGGGGGCTCCTCTGAGCAGTGTGTCCACATCGATGATCGACTCGATGAGCACCCGCAAGATGAACTCAGAGATCATTTTGACAGTGGGGACCCACTCGTATTCGAAGACAGCAACGATAACAAAGTCAAACTCACGATAACGGGACTTCATTATCAGGACGGTCCTGATGCGCCTGACTCAGAAGTCGTCGGTTTTGACTGGGAGAGCGAGTCTGGAATCTGCCAAATCGACGTCAAGGGCGGTACGCCGACGAAATCCAATCCATATAGCTGTGCGTTCGAAGGGACCGCGTTCTCCGAGTTCGGTGCAGGGAGCGGGAGCAAGCGATATGGTATCAGTTGGATTGAGGTCAGTTACTGTCCTGACGTCGAAGAGGAGCCCACGGAACCCGAGTGTATCCCTGCTTCGACGACCCACTACATTGGATTCGAGTGGTGTCTTCCGGGTGTGCCCGGACAGAAAGCTATCAACGAGATACAGGGAGACCGACTGTCGTTCGATCTGCAGTTCTACACTGAACAATGCCGCCATAACGACAATCCACCTATGGAGTGGCCCACAGAGCGGTGA
- the allB gene encoding allantoinase AllB: protein MTVDLVVRNCTVVTPAGRTPNAGVAVEDGTIVAVGRSDRLPDADRVVDADGNVLVPGIVDGHIHNREPGLEYKEDWESATRAAAAGGVTTVVGMPNTDPVIDRPDHLEFKFERGEASAHVDFQSYAVVTSENIDQIPAIDEAGALGFKIFLGSTVGDVPPPNDGEILEAMERIGETGKRLGFHEENGEIIDHYTERFQAEGRNEPIDHSHSRPVIAEQEAVERMLTFAEETDAKIHMFHVSSGSAAEAVARGKARGVDVTAETCPHYLWFTEEVMREKGNVARVQPPIRDADEQARLWNALEDGAIDTIATDHAPHTPDEKKVDDPFGNTWDAISGFVGLETEVPAMLSFVDQGRFTLEEWVHHHSTRPARVWGMYPQKGSLQVGTDADFTIVDPDAEWTLEDRETLHSKNCVTPFEGESFTGKAVTTIVRGAVVYEDGDVVGESGYGTRVDVDNS, encoded by the coding sequence ATGACCGTCGATCTCGTCGTGCGCAACTGTACCGTCGTGACACCCGCGGGACGGACACCCAACGCGGGCGTCGCAGTCGAGGACGGCACGATCGTCGCCGTTGGCCGCAGCGACCGGCTCCCCGACGCCGACCGCGTCGTCGACGCCGACGGGAACGTGCTGGTTCCCGGCATCGTCGATGGCCACATCCACAACCGCGAACCCGGCCTCGAGTACAAGGAAGACTGGGAATCCGCGACGCGAGCAGCCGCCGCCGGCGGTGTGACGACCGTCGTCGGCATGCCCAACACGGACCCCGTCATCGACCGACCCGACCATCTCGAGTTCAAGTTCGAGCGCGGCGAGGCGTCGGCCCACGTCGACTTCCAGAGCTACGCGGTCGTCACTTCCGAAAACATAGATCAGATTCCGGCGATCGACGAGGCCGGCGCGCTCGGCTTCAAAATCTTCCTCGGCTCGACGGTCGGCGACGTGCCGCCGCCGAACGACGGCGAGATTCTCGAGGCGATGGAACGCATCGGCGAGACGGGCAAACGGCTGGGCTTCCACGAGGAAAACGGCGAGATCATCGACCACTACACCGAACGGTTCCAGGCCGAGGGCAGAAACGAGCCGATCGACCACTCTCACTCCCGGCCCGTGATCGCCGAACAGGAAGCGGTCGAGCGGATGCTCACCTTCGCCGAGGAAACGGACGCGAAGATCCACATGTTCCACGTCTCCTCGGGCTCGGCGGCCGAAGCCGTTGCGCGCGGGAAAGCCCGCGGCGTCGATGTCACCGCCGAGACCTGCCCGCACTACCTCTGGTTCACCGAGGAGGTCATGCGCGAGAAGGGCAACGTCGCTCGCGTCCAGCCACCCATTCGGGACGCCGACGAGCAGGCCCGACTCTGGAACGCACTCGAGGACGGCGCGATCGACACCATCGCTACCGACCATGCACCCCACACGCCCGACGAAAAGAAAGTCGACGACCCCTTCGGCAACACCTGGGACGCGATTTCGGGCTTTGTCGGCCTCGAGACCGAGGTCCCCGCCATGCTTTCGTTCGTCGATCAGGGGCGGTTCACGCTCGAGGAGTGGGTCCACCACCACTCGACGCGCCCGGCGCGAGTCTGGGGTATGTACCCCCAGAAGGGGTCGCTGCAGGTCGGCACCGACGCCGACTTCACGATCGTCGACCCCGACGCTGAGTGGACGCTCGAGGATCGCGAAACCCTGCACTCGAAAAACTGCGTGACGCCGTTTGAGGGCGAGTCCTTCACCGGGAAGGCGGTCACGACGATCGTCCGCGGCGCGGTCGTCTACGAAGACGGCGACGTCGTCGGCGAGTCGGGGTATGGGACGCGTGTCGACGTCGATAACAGCTAG
- a CDS encoding NAD-dependent epimerase/dehydratase family protein, giving the protein MDSPAIRDRTVLVTGGAGFIGSHLVDALCPHNEVRVLDTFTTGDRAYLPEDVTVIEGDVRDPIALQEAARGVDIIFHHAALVSVSQSVDAPRRSNQTNLEASLLLLEQARQEDARVVVASSAAVYGHPDELPVSETARTDPTSPYGVQKLALDQYTRLYEELYGLETVALRYFNVYGPRQQGPYSGVISTFLEQARADEPITIEGDGQQSRDFVHVSDVVRANLQAATTDAVGEAYNVGTGQRTTIEGVAETIRDAIGSSSPIVHREPRAGDIRHSGADTSKATRELGFESRVGLESGIRSLVGEETALTDEEAGPANEHRGSESYS; this is encoded by the coding sequence ATGGACTCGCCAGCGATTCGCGACCGAACAGTGCTCGTGACCGGCGGTGCAGGCTTTATTGGCAGCCACCTCGTCGACGCCCTGTGCCCGCACAACGAGGTTCGGGTCCTCGACACCTTCACGACCGGTGATCGGGCCTACCTCCCAGAGGACGTAACGGTGATCGAGGGCGACGTTCGCGACCCGATCGCCCTCCAAGAGGCCGCCCGCGGCGTCGACATCATTTTCCATCACGCCGCGCTCGTCAGCGTCTCCCAGAGCGTCGACGCGCCCCGACGGAGCAACCAAACCAATCTCGAGGCGAGCCTGCTACTCCTAGAGCAGGCCCGTCAGGAGGACGCCCGGGTCGTCGTCGCCTCGAGTGCGGCGGTCTACGGACACCCCGACGAACTCCCAGTGTCGGAGACGGCACGCACGGATCCGACCTCGCCCTACGGCGTCCAGAAGCTCGCACTCGACCAGTACACCCGCCTCTACGAGGAGCTGTACGGACTGGAGACCGTCGCGTTGCGATATTTCAACGTGTACGGACCGCGCCAGCAGGGGCCCTACAGCGGCGTCATCTCGACGTTTCTCGAGCAGGCGCGGGCTGACGAGCCGATCACGATCGAGGGAGACGGCCAGCAGAGCCGTGATTTCGTTCACGTCAGCGACGTCGTCCGAGCGAACCTGCAGGCGGCGACGACCGACGCGGTCGGCGAAGCGTACAACGTCGGTACGGGTCAGCGAACGACGATCGAGGGGGTAGCCGAGACGATCCGCGACGCGATCGGATCGTCGTCGCCGATCGTCCACCGCGAACCCCGCGCTGGCGACATTAGACACAGCGGCGCGGACACGTCGAAAGCGACGCGCGAACTCGGCTTCGAGAGCCGAGTCGGCCTCGAGTCGGGGATTCGGTCACTGGTCGGTGAGGAGACGGCACTGACCGACGAGGAAGCCGGCCCAGCCAACGAACACCGCGGAAGCGAGTCGTATAGCTGA
- the mnhG gene encoding monovalent cation/H(+) antiporter subunit G, with translation MIETLRFWTIVVLLGLGVFFTLVSTVGVLRLPDIYARAHTASQTDTLGAGFALAAVAVAFGWQQAAVYTVLLLFFVFITNPTAAHAIARSAAETGVEPILTEEPDDADTAVESEGETQ, from the coding sequence GTGATCGAGACGCTCCGGTTCTGGACGATCGTCGTCCTCCTCGGCCTCGGTGTGTTCTTTACGCTCGTCTCGACGGTCGGCGTGCTCCGCCTGCCGGACATCTACGCGCGAGCTCACACTGCCTCTCAGACGGACACGCTCGGCGCGGGCTTTGCGCTCGCTGCCGTCGCCGTCGCCTTCGGCTGGCAGCAGGCGGCGGTCTACACCGTCCTGTTGCTGTTTTTCGTGTTCATCACGAACCCCACGGCGGCTCATGCGATCGCACGCTCTGCAGCCGAGACGGGTGTCGAGCCCATCCTCACGGAGGAACCCGACGACGCCGACACCGCTGTCGAAAGCGAGGGTGAGACGCAATGA
- a CDS encoding cation:proton antiporter: protein MPWSLETVFLGGATAFVLLAIAMFYRAVAGPTTQDRLLAVNVLGTNTVVILALLAAGLDQAWFLDVALIYALLNFLMSIAISKFTVERGGVL, encoded by the coding sequence ATGCCGTGGTCGCTCGAGACGGTGTTCCTCGGCGGTGCGACCGCGTTCGTCCTCCTCGCGATCGCGATGTTTTATCGCGCCGTCGCTGGCCCGACGACGCAGGACCGGCTGCTGGCGGTCAACGTCCTCGGGACGAACACGGTCGTCATCCTCGCCCTGCTGGCTGCGGGGCTCGATCAGGCGTGGTTTCTCGACGTGGCGCTGATCTACGCCCTGTTGAACTTCCTGATGTCGATCGCCATCTCGAAGTTCACCGTCGAACGGGGTGGTGTGCTGTGA
- a CDS encoding MnhB domain-containing protein has protein sequence MSDPYDDTYTESQVIMTAVKIIAPFTLTYGLFMTFHGGGAPGGGFQGGTIVGVTVLMLAFAFGIEPTRQWLRNSFLVGLITGGVVIFGAIGLGMIALGGNFLEFYQLKEVFHIKPKWGLEAIEIAGISLIVSGVMISLFFSMAAGFTPERPSGTGGREASTDREVSDDD, from the coding sequence ATGTCCGATCCCTACGACGATACCTACACCGAGAGCCAGGTGATCATGACCGCCGTGAAGATCATCGCACCGTTTACGCTCACATACGGGCTGTTCATGACCTTCCACGGGGGCGGTGCCCCCGGTGGCGGCTTCCAGGGTGGGACCATCGTCGGCGTTACGGTCCTCATGCTCGCCTTTGCCTTCGGCATCGAACCCACCCGCCAGTGGCTCCGCAACTCGTTTCTCGTCGGCCTCATCACCGGCGGCGTCGTCATCTTCGGCGCGATCGGTCTCGGGATGATCGCACTCGGCGGAAACTTCCTCGAGTTCTACCAGCTCAAAGAAGTCTTCCACATCAAACCCAAGTGGGGGCTCGAGGCAATCGAGATTGCCGGCATCTCGCTGATCGTTTCGGGTGTGATGATCTCCCTGTTTTTCTCGATGGCGGCCGGGTTCACACCCGAGCGCCCGAGTGGAACCGGTGGCCGCGAGGCGTCGACCGACCGGGAGGTGAGCGACGATGATTGA